Below is a window of Fulvitalea axinellae DNA.
TCAACGCCTTGCGTAGCGAACACTTCGTAAAGCTTAATCACATGCGGATAATCGTCTTTGTAAGTGCAGGTACGACCGTTGTGGTGCAGGTAAACGAAAACCCAATCGTATTTCCCTTTGGCTTCCGCCAAATCATTTTTCAACCATGCGACTTGGTTATCACGATCAAAAAACTCCCCTTCCCGGGAATCCAAAGCAATGAAATGGGCATTGCCATAATCGAAGCTGTAGTAATGCTCGTTACCCGGCAGTTGCCATTCTTTAGTAAAATTCCTGTCCGGATTCACATGCCAGTCATGATTTCCCAAAGCAGGGTAAAACGGAATGTTTTTCATTATCGGAGCCAGCGGTTTGAAGAAATGCTCGTCATAGCCGTGGCTTTCGCCGTCAGGGTAAACGATATCGCCCAACCCAATCCCGAAGTCGGGACGACGCTCCAAGATGTTTATCCGGTTTGCGGTTACGGCCGGAAAACCGCCCTCATCGGCAGGCTCTCCGATATCGCCCATGGCGTAAAAACTGAAATCGGCAATTGAGTCGGCAGGCTCTGTTTTAAAGTAGTAATCTTCGCCAGAAGCCAGCACCTTCCCATTGGTGATGATCTTGTAATAATATCTCTTTCCCCGCTCAAGACCTTTTAGCGTCGCGTAATTCAGCGTATTGTACTCCTGTGGCTCCACTATTCCGTCCACCTCCGTCATAGTCGCAGTGTCCAGACCGAAAAGGACCTTGCAAGTTTCAGCCTTGGCGTTCGTCTTCCAAAGAACGCTTGCGCTGTCGCTAAAAACCGCCTGCAAATACGGCTCGCGC
It encodes the following:
- a CDS encoding metallophosphoesterase family protein, whose translation is MNKISYEMKLFCKEGFAFRIWSLMLVLVLAFGTFSCGPGRKGRASASDTLELLREPYLQAVFSDSASVLWKTNAKAETCKVLFGLDTATMTEVDGIVEPQEYNTLNYATLKGLERGKRYYYKIITNGKVLASGEDYYFKTEPADSIADFSFYAMGDIGEPADEGGFPAVTANRINILERRPDFGIGLGDIVYPDGESHGYDEHFFKPLAPIMKNIPFYPALGNHDWHVNPDRNFTKEWQLPGNEHYYSFDYGNAHFIALDSREGEFFDRDNQVAWLKNDLAEAKGKYDWVFVYLHHNGRTCTYKDDYPHVIKLYEVFATQGVDFVLNGHAHTYERLKPYGADGKVLADYAGLEILPEIKEGFVSITTGAGGKLKSVKKWSPDPENCDEGDIVAKAAHEGHFTVFEIKGKSLRMKAISSSTGEVLDSLRMEKLTSITMNSN